One stretch of Halobacillus litoralis DNA includes these proteins:
- a CDS encoding Ltp family lipoprotein: MDAFLLILMSLALAGLIVFFVFAFVKGKDHRRGNFLKAGGCLYAFFVLAIILGSEDGALLTFLVILIGTALAGMVTFFILAFVKGKGYRLRNFLISGGCFFASLAFALIVGTMSEAGRGTEEAKANAPVEEQDAEAKVKQKEAEEREDRDQVEKEQEEREAKEKAQKEQEAKEAEELAKKEAEEKAKKEEEERKAKEEAERKAKKNSVTVSQEQAAAMAQQYLNFTAFSKSGLIDQLKFEGFSAEDATYGVENISVDWQEQAVIKAEEYLDFMAFSRQGLIDQLIFEGFSQEHAAYAASQVGL, translated from the coding sequence GTGGACGCATTCTTACTGATTTTAATGTCATTGGCTTTAGCAGGGCTGATCGTCTTTTTTGTTTTTGCCTTTGTAAAAGGAAAGGATCACAGGCGCGGGAACTTTCTAAAAGCAGGGGGGTGTCTTTATGCTTTTTTCGTCCTGGCTATAATTTTAGGATCTGAAGATGGTGCTTTATTAACTTTCTTAGTGATTTTAATAGGTACAGCTTTAGCAGGAATGGTGACCTTTTTCATATTAGCTTTCGTGAAAGGAAAGGGATACAGGCTGCGAAACTTCCTGATATCAGGGGGCTGCTTTTTCGCCTCACTCGCCTTTGCACTTATTGTGGGAACGATGAGCGAGGCTGGCAGGGGTACGGAAGAGGCTAAAGCTAATGCTCCTGTAGAAGAACAAGATGCCGAGGCGAAGGTGAAACAGAAAGAAGCGGAAGAGCGAGAGGATAGAGATCAAGTAGAGAAAGAGCAGGAAGAACGAGAAGCTAAAGAAAAAGCACAAAAAGAGCAGGAAGCCAAAGAGGCTGAGGAACTGGCGAAGAAAGAAGCAGAAGAGAAAGCCAAGAAAGAAGAAGAGGAGCGTAAGGCTAAAGAAGAAGCAGAACGTAAAGCTAAAAAAAACAGCGTAACGGTTTCTCAGGAGCAGGCGGCTGCTATGGCACAGCAATATCTTAATTTCACGGCATTCTCTAAATCAGGGTTGATCGATCAATTGAAGTTTGAGGGATTCAGCGCTGAGGATGCTACTTATGGTGTGGAAAATATTTCGGTGGATTGGCAGGAACAGGCGGTGATCAAAGCCGAGGAATATCTTGATTTTATGGCGTTCTCAAGACAGGGTTTGATCGATCAATTGATTTTTGAAGGGTTCAGTCAAGAACATGCAGCGTACGCAGCCAGTCAAGTGGGTTTGTAA
- a CDS encoding ATP-binding protein — protein MITLDNIAKVVSVLPNKVKVQVQDLDKFHEDSMEKVSIGSYLRVSDEKDCSLIAMVENFTIEENKDNPDEPKYIIEATPMGYLDVEGVFHRGNYSLTIPPTGVELAKRDEIKHIYDTGEEEARFSFAKLQQDEITTVPVDGNKFFNKHIAVVGSTGSGKSHTVAKILQEAISSKNSDYEGLNNSHIVIFDIHSEYKSAFPESNYVDVGNLFLPYWLMNGEELEEIFVETGDNNAYNQISLLRDIITKNKQYHNDDNENITFDTPVPFSMKEVVRCIVNLTNETVDNNDATKVTIIDDDGEDSHLDNDSEKYKHYFEKQMVFRPLKRGQVTRGTYNDSDRKLDKMIFRMNGKINDNRLNFLSLGDQVDNYDTPFVDVLEDIIGYSETNKSNISIIDISGVPFEVLNITVSLVSRLLFEYGYYFKKYYEEKTEGKEMHDEDYLPLMLVYEEAHKYVPKSSEAKYKSSRMSIERIAKEGRKYGVSAMIVSQRPSEISETIFSQCSNFVAMRLTNPEDQNYIKRLLPDSLESLTASISTLQSGQAILTGEAIIMPSLVKIDPCSPAPSSSDIKYLEEWKKPWIEAQLEIITKRWNNS, from the coding sequence TTGATAACACTCGATAATATAGCGAAAGTAGTATCTGTTCTGCCTAATAAAGTGAAGGTTCAAGTTCAAGATTTAGATAAATTCCACGAAGACAGCATGGAAAAAGTCTCTATAGGCTCTTATTTAAGAGTTTCAGACGAAAAAGATTGTTCTTTAATTGCAATGGTAGAAAATTTTACTATCGAAGAAAATAAAGATAATCCTGATGAACCTAAATACATAATAGAAGCTACACCAATGGGTTATTTAGACGTAGAAGGAGTTTTTCATCGCGGGAATTACAGCCTCACTATACCACCTACTGGAGTTGAGTTAGCAAAAAGAGACGAAATAAAACATATTTATGACACAGGTGAAGAAGAAGCCCGATTTTCTTTTGCGAAACTACAGCAAGATGAAATTACAACTGTACCTGTAGATGGAAATAAATTTTTTAATAAACACATCGCTGTTGTAGGTTCAACTGGTTCTGGTAAGTCACACACTGTAGCTAAAATACTTCAAGAAGCTATTAGTTCTAAAAATTCAGATTATGAAGGGCTTAACAATTCTCATATTGTAATATTTGATATTCATTCAGAATACAAATCTGCTTTTCCTGAGTCAAATTATGTCGACGTAGGAAATCTATTTTTGCCGTATTGGCTAATGAATGGAGAAGAGCTAGAAGAAATATTTGTAGAAACTGGGGATAATAATGCATATAATCAGATATCTTTATTGAGAGATATAATAACTAAAAACAAACAATATCACAACGATGATAATGAAAATATAACTTTTGATACACCAGTGCCCTTTTCTATGAAAGAGGTTGTAAGGTGCATAGTTAATTTAACAAATGAAACTGTAGATAATAATGATGCAACAAAAGTAACAATAATTGATGATGATGGGGAAGATAGTCACCTTGATAATGATAGCGAAAAATATAAACACTACTTTGAAAAGCAGATGGTTTTTCGTCCCCTTAAAAGAGGACAAGTTACCAGAGGCACTTACAATGATAGTGATAGAAAATTAGATAAGATGATATTTAGAATGAATGGGAAGATTAACGACAATAGATTGAATTTCTTATCTTTGGGCGACCAAGTCGATAATTATGACACTCCATTTGTTGATGTACTTGAAGATATTATAGGTTATAGTGAAACGAATAAATCAAATATTTCTATAATTGATATAAGCGGTGTTCCTTTTGAAGTATTAAATATAACTGTCTCTTTAGTATCTCGTCTACTTTTCGAATACGGTTATTACTTTAAAAAATACTATGAAGAAAAAACTGAAGGCAAAGAAATGCATGATGAAGACTATCTACCTTTAATGCTTGTTTATGAAGAGGCACATAAGTATGTTCCTAAAAGCTCAGAGGCGAAATATAAATCTTCGCGCATGTCTATAGAAAGGATTGCAAAGGAAGGGAGAAAATACGGAGTATCTGCTATGATTGTTAGTCAACGTCCCTCCGAAATATCAGAAACAATATTTTCTCAATGCAGCAATTTTGTAGCAATGAGATTAACAAACCCTGAAGACCAGAACTATATTAAAAGGCTTTTACCTGACAGTCTAGAGTCCCTTACCGCTTCTATTTCTACTTTGCAAAGTGGACAAGCAATTTTAACTGGTGAAGCAATAATAATGCCATCATTAGTTAAGATAGACCCTTGTTCACCTGCCCCGTCTTCGAGTGATATTAAATACCTAGAAGAATGGAAAAAACCTTGGATTGAAGCACAATTAGAAATAATTACGAAGCGATGGAATAATAGCTAG
- a CDS encoding toxic anion resistance protein, translated as MSKHSPYKDKEAEMNQQDLREAMTLIEQEDIDRLNEEAEAYAGKFDSSRDDSLSDVMRELGDLGEKEQRVAGETMETLKRPVNDLMTKGNNDIPDSLRELETIVSDLDPKRTEGNGVQKFFYKLSKKQPIDRYMKKYETVDSKIDMVVRSLLAGKDRLEEDSVELQLIKENAQKRIYDLDKQIYLGKKLFELLKEKEATGEYDLALLTEGKEKIITRTRNMTQMKSVLHQSISSVDIIKKNNEKLKESIRNAVTLTKNIITVSASIQLALNNQRKVIDTVNGVNKATEEMLLSNSMNLKENAEETTEMMENPAISMEALQESFDNVFDALKTTEQSSERIIASSEQFIEEMDALNENVRQRLSQTSSYRERALRD; from the coding sequence ATGAGTAAACATTCTCCCTATAAAGATAAAGAAGCGGAAATGAACCAGCAGGATCTGAGAGAAGCGATGACGCTTATTGAACAAGAAGATATCGACCGCCTGAACGAAGAGGCCGAAGCCTACGCAGGAAAGTTCGATTCATCCAGGGACGATTCCCTATCTGACGTGATGAGAGAACTCGGAGACCTCGGAGAAAAAGAACAGCGCGTCGCCGGCGAAACGATGGAAACGTTGAAGCGACCGGTCAATGACCTCATGACCAAAGGCAACAACGACATCCCCGATTCGCTGAGAGAACTTGAAACGATCGTATCGGACCTTGATCCGAAGCGAACCGAAGGCAACGGCGTGCAGAAATTCTTTTATAAACTAAGCAAAAAGCAGCCCATCGACCGCTACATGAAGAAATATGAAACGGTCGACTCGAAGATCGATATGGTTGTTAGGAGCCTGCTGGCGGGGAAAGACCGTCTGGAAGAAGACAGCGTTGAATTACAGCTGATCAAAGAAAATGCTCAGAAGCGCATCTATGATCTGGACAAGCAGATCTATCTCGGGAAAAAGCTGTTTGAGCTTTTGAAAGAAAAAGAAGCGACCGGCGAATACGACTTGGCGCTGCTTACCGAAGGAAAAGAGAAAATCATTACACGTACGAGAAACATGACGCAGATGAAGAGCGTGCTGCATCAGAGCATTTCTTCCGTGGATATCATCAAGAAAAACAATGAAAAACTGAAAGAATCGATTCGTAATGCAGTGACACTGACGAAAAATATTATTACTGTCTCTGCTTCGATCCAGCTCGCTTTGAACAATCAGCGGAAAGTGATCGATACGGTGAACGGTGTCAATAAAGCGACCGAGGAGATGCTGCTTTCGAACTCCATGAATCTGAAGGAGAATGCGGAAGAGACGACAGAGATGATGGAGAATCCTGCGATTAGTATGGAAGCTCTTCAGGAGTCTTTCGATAACGTATTTGATGCATTGAAAACGACGGAGCAGTCTTCGGAGCGGATTATTGCTTCGAGTGAGCAGTTTATTGAGGAGATGGATGCTTTGAATGAGAATGTGCGGCAGAGGTTGTCTCAGACGAGTAGTTATAGAGAAAGAGCGCTTCGTGACTGA
- a CDS encoding DUF4260 domain-containing protein has product MTRVLLHLEGAFVFLASLYFYQQNDFSWLAFVFLLLIFDISMLGYLVNERVGAVVYNLSHSYVLPLLLIVAAIAASLDGLQMISLIWIAHNGMDRMFGYGLKYPTGFKDTHLQRI; this is encoded by the coding sequence GTGACGAGGGTTTTGCTTCATTTGGAAGGAGCATTCGTATTCCTGGCAAGTTTATATTTTTACCAGCAGAATGATTTCAGCTGGCTCGCCTTCGTGTTCCTTTTATTGATCTTCGACATTTCCATGCTCGGATACCTCGTCAATGAGAGAGTCGGGGCGGTTGTCTATAACCTTTCCCATAGTTATGTTCTTCCGTTATTGCTTATAGTAGCTGCTATAGCTGCCTCCCTAGACGGGCTCCAGATGATCAGCTTGATCTGGATCGCGCATAACGGGATGGACAGGATGTTCGGGTATGGGTTGAAATATCCGACCGGTTTTAAGGACACTCATCTTCAAAGAATCTAG
- a CDS encoding aminoglycoside adenylyltransferase domain-containing protein has protein sequence MVDAFLVRCTEKFYEIFGENITGVYLHGSLVLGGFVPAKSDVDLIVVTEKPMSRMDAVQLTDFLLEQSSSPYPIEISVLNRNQLEEWQHPCPFDYHYSEDWRNRFLEGGLTYSNGEVRKDADLAAHLTIIHHSGCVLFGKPIDEVFPPVPKRDFVDSILSDYEDCLENVEVVPVYSVLNILRVYYYLEDERIYSKDEAGQWALSSPFSKTVVKVLKRRRGDAVSISEEELSSFKRYYQEKIEASLQEKNVRVKGSVKVGD, from the coding sequence ATGGTCGATGCTTTTCTCGTAAGATGTACGGAGAAGTTCTATGAAATTTTCGGTGAGAATATAACAGGCGTGTATCTGCATGGTTCGCTTGTCTTAGGTGGATTTGTGCCTGCGAAAAGTGATGTCGATTTGATTGTCGTGACGGAAAAACCGATGTCCCGTATGGATGCCGTTCAGCTGACAGATTTTCTGCTAGAACAGTCGAGCTCTCCTTATCCGATTGAAATCTCTGTATTGAACCGCAACCAGCTGGAGGAATGGCAGCACCCGTGTCCGTTTGATTACCACTACAGTGAGGACTGGAGAAATCGTTTCCTCGAGGGTGGATTAACCTATTCAAACGGGGAAGTACGGAAAGACGCAGACTTGGCCGCTCATCTGACCATCATCCATCACAGCGGGTGTGTGTTGTTCGGAAAGCCCATCGATGAAGTATTCCCTCCTGTTCCGAAGCGGGACTTTGTGGATTCGATTCTGAGCGACTATGAGGATTGTCTGGAAAATGTCGAGGTGGTACCGGTTTATAGTGTGTTGAACATCCTCCGGGTCTATTATTACTTGGAGGACGAACGCATCTACTCGAAGGATGAGGCCGGCCAGTGGGCCTTGAGTTCTCCTTTTTCAAAAACCGTGGTAAAAGTATTGAAGCGGAGGCGGGGGGATGCTGTTTCGATCTCAGAAGAAGAACTCTCTTCTTTCAAACGATATTATCAAGAGAAAATAGAGGCCTCCCTTCAGGAGAAGAATGTGAGGGTGAAGGGCTCTGTCAAAGTTGGTGATTGA